One Dictyoglomus thermophilum H-6-12 DNA window includes the following coding sequences:
- a CDS encoding Spy/CpxP family protein refolding chaperone produces MRKIIKIFAVILVILVMFLSFSYASPFRGNPLILKERTRLQFSQEYRNLIRERDRIEAQIQLLLRSGKVDSEELQKYLGKLKDLDDKIYTKFKKDLIDDLSKVLKLKEEQIQKVEDLLNKYLDEIRNLRIQLRDKNLEMRTLEENQQDRQKELREEIYKIKNEIRDKQKTMFKELKQVLDQEQFRILVRLMQRYNIRIRIKVF; encoded by the coding sequence ATGAGAAAGATTATAAAGATATTTGCAGTAATCTTAGTTATATTAGTGATGTTTTTAAGTTTTTCATACGCTTCTCCTTTTAGAGGTAATCCTCTGATATTAAAGGAGAGAACAAGATTGCAATTTTCTCAAGAATATAGAAATCTGATTAGAGAAAGAGATCGAATTGAGGCTCAGATTCAACTTCTTTTGAGAAGTGGAAAAGTAGATTCTGAAGAGCTTCAAAAATATTTGGGAAAGTTAAAGGATTTGGATGACAAAATCTATACAAAATTTAAAAAAGATCTTATAGATGATCTTTCTAAGGTTTTAAAACTAAAAGAAGAACAAATACAGAAAGTAGAAGATTTACTAAATAAATACTTAGATGAGATTAGAAATTTGAGAATACAATTGCGAGATAAAAACTTAGAGATGAGAACTTTGGAAGAAAATCAGCAGGATAGGCAGAAAGAGCTTAGGGAGGAAATATATAAGATAAAAAATGAAATAAGGGATAAGCAGAAGACAATGTTCAAAGAATTAAAGCAGGTACTTGATCAGGAACAATTTAGAATTCTTGTAAGATTAATGCAGAGATATAATATAAGGATAAGAATTAAGGTGTTTTAA
- a CDS encoding RNA polymerase sigma factor, with protein sequence MEKSIINIIKGKYPLSSHTSQPSPLGWEEKNKFSDQSLISLIKNGDKEAFNILVKRYEKKVLNILYLQLGNIPDLEDLAQEVFIKVFKNLNRFRGEAKFSTWIYRITINVAHDYKRKFKESYSLDEPIGEDEEDTFEKVISSDEEDPLSIVEKEDIKKKLHKLIKELPKEYQEVLILREYEGLSYEEISEILRCPIGTVESRLYRARKELKEKLLKEVGNYAL encoded by the coding sequence ATGGAGAAGAGTATAATCAATATAATTAAAGGAAAATACCCCCTTTCAAGTCATACCTCCCAGCCGTCTCCCCTTGGCTGGGAGGAAAAGAATAAATTTTCTGATCAATCTTTAATCTCTCTAATAAAAAATGGTGATAAAGAGGCTTTTAATATATTGGTAAAGCGATATGAAAAAAAGGTTTTAAATATTCTTTATCTCCAACTTGGTAATATTCCTGATCTTGAAGATCTTGCTCAAGAAGTTTTTATTAAAGTTTTCAAGAACTTAAATAGATTTAGAGGTGAGGCAAAATTTTCCACATGGATCTATAGGATTACTATAAATGTTGCTCACGATTACAAAAGAAAATTTAAAGAAAGTTATTCCTTAGATGAACCCATAGGAGAAGACGAAGAAGACACTTTTGAAAAGGTTATATCGAGTGATGAAGAAGATCCACTCTCTATTGTGGAGAAAGAAGATATAAAGAAAAAATTACATAAACTAATAAAAGAGCTTCCTAAAGAATATCAGGAAGTTTTAATTTTGAGAGAATATGAGGGTCTGTCTTATGAAGAAATATCCGAAATTCTTAGGTGTCCTATCGGTACTGTAGAGTCTCGCCTTTATAGAGCAAGAAAGGAGCTGAAAGAGAAATTGTTGAAGGAAGTAGGGAATTATGCATTGTAA
- a CDS encoding anti-sigma factor family protein yields MHCKEVKRLLSAYIDGEISPEKKGEIEEHLSYCIDCKKELILLERLIKEIHNIPEMVPSEDFSEKLWIKMTLEGEKDGSFSIWKRIFIVLGTAVVFLGLIFIIQNYINQFLNKQNNNIYIYYELHGKMTNSTFTRENNLVDLVLFRE; encoded by the coding sequence ATGCATTGTAAAGAAGTTAAAAGACTTCTCTCTGCATATATAGATGGAGAAATTTCTCCTGAGAAAAAAGGAGAAATTGAGGAGCATCTTTCTTATTGTATTGATTGTAAGAAGGAGCTCATACTTCTGGAGAGATTAATAAAAGAAATTCATAATATTCCCGAAATGGTGCCTTCGGAGGATTTTAGTGAGAAATTATGGATAAAAATGACTCTTGAAGGAGAGAAAGATGGATCTTTTAGTATTTGGAAGAGAATTTTTATTGTTTTAGGTACTGCCGTGGTATTTTTAGGGCTAATCTTTATTATTCAAAATTACATTAATCAGTTTTTGAATAAGCAAAACAATAATATTTATATATATTATGAGTTGCATGGAAAAATGACAAATTCTACTTTTACCCGTGAGAACAATCTAGTTGATTTAGTATTATTTAGAGAATAA
- a CDS encoding LolA family protein, with product MYKSLFFLLIILFVVLTFAVEPMEIIKNYALNSGRIPYEGIEVSILFAKPDFPRTSTVRVIANGKYVVRRDYLSPPFMLGKINIDNGKFQYDFDPKKNLVRISPSSNAFLNRDEINQRINLIRRNFYAKLEGEEVYLGRKVYVLSVTSVYTKKLVLKLWIDKDKYVPLRIDKYNGDGILVGRVMFVEINFNPKISDELFDLNILKDKDVKIEETRLKEEKLENIDVPLNFPLGYSLIKHYTLWEKEDRFTHYFKYTDGLNDASLFKGLMPFNLPGKPVNIDDFHVFYDSNILWKSISWLDGDRFFLLIGDFPKDYLNKIISAFVKPSVIK from the coding sequence ATGTATAAGTCACTTTTCTTTCTTTTAATTATACTCTTTGTCGTCTTAACCTTTGCTGTTGAACCTATGGAGATTATTAAAAACTATGCATTAAACAGTGGTAGGATTCCCTATGAAGGAATAGAAGTTTCTATTTTATTTGCTAAACCTGATTTTCCAAGAACAAGTACGGTTAGGGTTATTGCTAATGGAAAATATGTTGTCAGAAGAGATTATCTTTCTCCCCCTTTTATGTTGGGAAAGATCAACATAGATAACGGGAAATTTCAATATGACTTTGATCCCAAGAAAAATTTGGTAAGAATCTCTCCTTCGAGTAATGCTTTTTTAAACAGGGATGAGATAAATCAGCGAATAAACCTTATTAGAAGGAATTTTTATGCAAAATTAGAGGGAGAAGAGGTATATCTTGGAAGAAAAGTATATGTGTTATCAGTCACTTCTGTGTATACAAAGAAGTTGGTTTTAAAACTTTGGATTGACAAAGATAAATACGTTCCTTTGAGAATAGATAAATATAATGGAGATGGTATTTTGGTGGGAAGGGTAATGTTTGTTGAAATTAACTTTAATCCTAAGATATCTGATGAGCTATTTGATTTAAATATTCTCAAGGATAAAGATGTAAAAATAGAAGAAACGAGGTTGAAAGAAGAAAAATTAGAGAATATAGATGTACCATTGAATTTTCCTTTAGGATATTCTCTCATTAAACATTACACCCTATGGGAGAAAGAAGACAGATTTACTCACTATTTTAAATACACCGATGGGTTGAATGATGCCTCTTTATTTAAAGGTTTGATGCCTTTTAATCTTCCTGGTAAGCCTGTAAATATAGATGATTTTCATGTTTTTTATGATTCTAACATCCTATGGAAATCCATTTCTTGGTTAGATGGAGATAGATTTTTCTTGTTAATAGGTGATTTTCCAAAAGATTATTTAAATAAAATAATTAGTGCTTTTGTAAAACCTTCTGTTATTAAGTAA
- a CDS encoding endonuclease III domain-containing protein — MNPIEDIFKLLFDRYGPQYWWPADTPFEVIVGAILTQATNWRNVEKAIKNLKEEHLLDPFKLYSLDEEKLSILIRPVGFYKIKAKRLKNFLKYFVEKYKGDLISMNKKSTKELREELLKINGLGKETVDSILLYVFNRPLFVIDNYTKKIFTCLEIGKLNLSYNEWQEIFHKSLFPIYQLFQEYHALIVEHGKRECKSCSNNCFLKNFLLNNRRFYKSTNYFI, encoded by the coding sequence TTGAACCCTATTGAGGATATCTTCAAATTACTTTTTGACAGATATGGCCCACAGTATTGGTGGCCTGCAGATACACCTTTTGAGGTTATTGTCGGTGCAATTTTAACCCAGGCTACAAACTGGAGAAATGTGGAAAAAGCTATAAAAAACCTAAAGGAGGAGCATCTTCTTGATCCATTTAAACTTTATTCCTTAGACGAAGAGAAACTATCAATATTAATAAGGCCTGTGGGTTTCTACAAAATAAAAGCAAAAAGACTAAAAAATTTCCTCAAGTACTTTGTGGAAAAATATAAGGGAGATCTTATCTCTATGAATAAAAAATCAACAAAAGAGTTAAGAGAAGAACTACTTAAAATAAACGGTTTAGGTAAAGAAACTGTAGACTCAATACTCCTTTACGTCTTTAACAGACCTCTTTTTGTGATAGATAACTATACAAAAAAAATTTTTACTTGTTTAGAGATAGGTAAACTTAACTTATCCTATAATGAATGGCAAGAAATATTTCACAAGTCTCTTTTCCCTATCTATCAACTCTTTCAGGAGTATCACGCCCTAATCGTAGAACACGGAAAAAGAGAATGTAAAAGTTGCTCAAACAACTGCTTTCTTAAGAACTTTTTACTTAATAACAGAAGGTTTTACAAAAGCACTAATTATTTTATTTAA
- the purH gene encoding bifunctional phosphoribosylaminoimidazolecarboxamide formyltransferase/IMP cyclohydrolase gives MKYALISVWDKTDLEKLCNKIINKGYTLLATSSTAKYLKEKGFEVKETSELTGFSELIGGRVKTLHPKIFAGILARRDNPKDMEDLKKENIPLIDIVVCNLYPFQQVIKNKNTTLEEALENIDIGGVSLLRAAAKNFPFVLVVPSPKYYDEVINYLEKEDNGLEFRRRMAIKAFSITSTYDNAIMNYLAQTFEDVISLNLTKKLDLRYGENPQQKAGFYTLNDEDLPFIQYQGKELSYNNLLDTDSAWNLIKEFDEPTVAIIKHNNPCGVASDNDSLKAFIKAFESDPVSAYGGIVACNFEIDENVAKEITKHFFEVIVAPSYKEEALKVFSQKKNLRVLKYREDIPENPFEIRSLRRGVLVQSFNDILFDNYEVKTSAKPTQKDMEELIFALKVVKHVKSNAIVVSKDKQTLGIGAGQMNRVNAVKIALEQAGEKAKEAYLASDAFFPFPDSIELAAKYGIKAIIQPGGSIRDNEVIEAAEKNNLILVMISSRHFRH, from the coding sequence ATGAAATATGCTCTCATCAGTGTCTGGGACAAGACAGATCTTGAGAAACTCTGTAATAAAATAATAAATAAAGGATATACTCTTCTTGCCACTTCTTCCACAGCAAAATATCTTAAGGAAAAAGGGTTTGAAGTGAAAGAAACATCAGAATTGACGGGTTTTTCAGAACTTATTGGTGGAAGAGTAAAAACCTTACATCCTAAGATATTTGCAGGAATTCTAGCAAGAAGAGATAACCCTAAAGATATGGAAGACCTAAAAAAAGAAAATATACCATTAATTGACATCGTAGTTTGCAATCTGTATCCGTTCCAACAAGTAATAAAGAACAAAAATACAACTTTGGAGGAAGCTCTTGAAAATATAGATATAGGAGGTGTTTCTCTCTTAAGAGCTGCAGCTAAAAACTTTCCCTTTGTCCTTGTAGTCCCCTCTCCTAAATATTATGACGAAGTTATAAATTATCTAGAAAAAGAAGATAATGGTTTAGAATTTAGGAGAAGAATGGCCATAAAAGCCTTTTCTATAACAAGTACTTATGACAACGCCATTATGAATTATCTTGCTCAAACCTTCGAAGATGTCATCTCCCTTAACCTTACCAAAAAACTAGACCTAAGATACGGCGAAAATCCACAACAGAAAGCAGGTTTCTATACATTAAACGATGAAGATTTACCTTTTATCCAATATCAGGGAAAAGAACTCTCATATAACAATCTATTAGATACCGATTCTGCTTGGAACTTGATAAAAGAATTTGATGAACCAACTGTAGCTATAATAAAACATAACAATCCCTGTGGTGTTGCATCGGATAATGATAGTTTAAAGGCTTTTATTAAAGCCTTTGAAAGCGATCCTGTGTCTGCCTATGGTGGTATTGTAGCATGTAACTTTGAGATAGATGAAAATGTGGCCAAAGAGATCACAAAACACTTTTTCGAAGTAATAGTAGCTCCATCATATAAAGAAGAAGCATTAAAAGTCTTTTCTCAGAAAAAGAATCTCAGAGTTTTAAAATATAGAGAAGACATACCAGAAAATCCCTTTGAAATAAGATCTCTAAGAAGAGGAGTCTTGGTACAAAGTTTTAACGATATCCTTTTTGATAATTATGAAGTCAAAACCTCAGCAAAACCTACACAAAAGGATATGGAAGAATTGATTTTTGCCCTAAAAGTTGTAAAACATGTTAAATCCAATGCTATAGTGGTAAGCAAAGATAAGCAGACTTTAGGGATAGGAGCAGGACAAATGAATAGAGTAAATGCAGTAAAAATTGCTCTAGAGCAAGCAGGTGAAAAGGCTAAAGAAGCATATCTTGCATCAGATGCTTTCTTTCCTTTCCCAGACTCCATAGAATTAGCAGCAAAATACGGAATAAAAGCAATCATACAACCAGGAGGATCTATAAGAGATAATGAAGTAATAGAAGCAGCAGAAAAGAATAACCTAATATTAGTAATGATATCCTCCAGGCATTTCAGACATTGA
- a CDS encoding bifunctional nuclease family protein — MMVEVYIAGLSLDPQTNQFVVILREKNEGKRFLPIWIGPFEANAIAIALEKIDIGRPLTHDLMKNIIEALDAKVEKVFIHSLKENTFYATIYLNVEDKTLEIDSRPSDAMALALRTNSPIYVDSKLIEEAGFIEEYSAEEELTKLLQNLNPDEFKKQ, encoded by the coding sequence ATGATGGTAGAGGTTTATATAGCAGGACTAAGTTTAGACCCACAGACAAACCAGTTTGTAGTAATACTCCGCGAAAAAAACGAAGGAAAAAGGTTCCTTCCTATATGGATAGGTCCTTTTGAAGCTAATGCTATTGCGATTGCTCTTGAAAAAATAGACATAGGAAGACCTCTTACTCATGACCTAATGAAAAATATAATCGAGGCTTTAGATGCAAAAGTAGAAAAAGTATTTATCCATTCTTTAAAAGAGAATACTTTTTACGCTACTATATACCTAAATGTGGAAGATAAGACATTAGAAATAGACTCAAGGCCTTCTGATGCAATGGCTCTTGCTCTAAGAACTAACTCTCCAATCTATGTAGATTCAAAACTTATAGAAGAAGCAGGATTCATAGAGGAATACAGTGCAGAAGAGGAGCTTACTAAATTACTTCAAAATTTAAATCCTGATGAATTCAAAAAACAATAA
- a CDS encoding DMT family transporter: MRYDELKGLLILTLITFVWGSTFSFTKIALEVFTPFFLLFLRFLLGAFALFLFLILKRQRISINFSGVILGIINFSAIAFQTFGLRYTTATKTAFITGLSVLLVPFFEKLVFKNKIYWNLWLAVFTGFIGLIFLTTDFSSISTINWGDFLVLVCAVLYAIQIVYISYVVERREIFDLAFSEILFTAIFSFLFFLIFEPRNLPLNFILKNSLSVIYLGIGATAFTLTLQLVGQKYVSPTKSALIYNLEPVFATLFAFLLLSEKLNFQQIIGASLILISLFISIPSSFQNKS; the protein is encoded by the coding sequence ATGAGGTATGATGAGTTAAAGGGATTGCTTATTCTTACATTAATAACTTTTGTTTGGGGTAGTACTTTTTCTTTTACAAAGATTGCTCTTGAAGTATTTACTCCATTTTTCTTGCTTTTTTTAAGGTTTCTACTTGGAGCTTTTGCATTATTTCTGTTTCTGATATTAAAAAGGCAAAGGATTTCTATAAATTTCTCGGGTGTTATCTTAGGAATTATAAACTTTAGTGCTATCGCTTTTCAAACCTTTGGTCTTAGATATACCACTGCTACTAAAACAGCTTTTATTACTGGGCTTTCGGTCCTTTTAGTGCCTTTTTTTGAAAAATTAGTTTTTAAAAACAAAATTTATTGGAATCTTTGGTTAGCTGTATTTACAGGATTTATAGGACTTATCTTTTTAACCACAGATTTTTCATCGATCTCTACAATTAATTGGGGAGATTTCCTGGTTTTAGTTTGTGCCGTTCTATATGCTATTCAGATTGTATATATCTCTTATGTAGTGGAGCGCAGAGAGATATTTGATCTTGCTTTTTCTGAAATTTTATTTACTGCTATCTTTTCTTTTTTGTTTTTTTTAATTTTTGAACCAAGAAATCTCCCCTTAAATTTTATTCTCAAAAATTCTTTGTCTGTTATTTATTTAGGAATTGGTGCTACAGCTTTTACTCTGACCTTACAACTTGTTGGACAAAAATATGTTTCTCCTACTAAATCTGCCTTAATCTATAATTTGGAACCAGTGTTTGCTACTTTATTTGCCTTTTTACTTCTCTCCGAAAAATTAAATTTTCAGCAAATCATAGGAGCATCCTTAATATTGATATCTTTATTTATCTCTATTCCCTCATCCTTTCAAAATAAGTCCTAA
- a CDS encoding ECF transporter S component: protein MATKKLVLVSILTALSIILSITIYFPILPQAPYLLYDPGDISLILISTQIGVPYGLLSTLIVAILMAVFTGQGGPIGALMHFLASGTLVSVAGYVYKKTKNLILGLVLGTISMAIVMAIANIIFTPIYLGVPRSTIYPLILPVIIPFNLIKAGINSIISYLLISISSIRTYFERMRE from the coding sequence ATGGCCACCAAAAAACTTGTATTAGTATCAATTCTTACAGCATTATCAATCATTCTTTCTATCACTATCTATTTTCCTATTCTTCCTCAAGCACCATATCTACTTTATGACCCAGGCGATATTTCTTTAATCTTAATATCAACCCAAATAGGAGTACCTTATGGACTACTTTCAACTCTTATAGTAGCAATATTAATGGCAGTTTTCACAGGACAAGGAGGACCAATTGGAGCTCTAATGCACTTTTTGGCTTCTGGTACTCTAGTTAGCGTTGCCGGATATGTTTATAAGAAAACTAAAAATTTAATATTAGGCCTTGTTCTTGGAACCATAAGCATGGCTATAGTTATGGCTATAGCAAATATTATTTTTACTCCCATATATTTGGGAGTACCAAGAAGTACTATTTATCCACTGATTTTACCAGTTATAATTCCTTTTAACCTGATAAAGGCAGGAATAAACTCCATAATATCCTATTTGTTGATATCAATATCTTCTATTAGGACTTATTTTGAAAGGATGAGGGAATAG